Proteins co-encoded in one Labilithrix sp. genomic window:
- a CDS encoding TIGR02996 domain-containing protein translates to MNGVWLEIVAERSKDKHVFELAKAAFSIGSAADDDVVLPHVSVRPHAVRIDVSPRGATVTKLVPAMIVLNDESMAAAAALHDGDVLLLGAYHVTFLTAPPPTGREAELLCMLDERPGDDEVRVVYSDWLEEQGRAEEAQYLRLQLSLARRDLDADGEAFLLQSTRLRGLGKRLPLRWRRAVARPAIENCDLRFELKCPKRWSELRPTAHADRRHCSACDQEVRYAATVGDARKLAAMGHCVAVDLNQPRSEGDLEDDDDDMMLGAIVAHPRDDSMR, encoded by the coding sequence ATGAACGGAGTATGGCTCGAGATCGTGGCGGAGCGCTCGAAGGACAAACACGTCTTCGAGCTCGCGAAGGCGGCGTTCTCGATCGGGAGCGCCGCCGACGACGACGTCGTCCTGCCGCACGTCTCCGTCCGCCCGCACGCGGTGCGCATCGACGTCTCGCCGCGCGGCGCCACCGTGACGAAGCTCGTCCCGGCGATGATCGTCCTCAACGACGAGTCGATGGCGGCGGCCGCGGCGCTCCACGACGGCGACGTCCTCCTGCTCGGCGCTTACCACGTCACGTTCCTCACCGCGCCGCCGCCGACGGGACGCGAGGCCGAGCTCCTCTGCATGCTCGACGAGCGTCCCGGCGACGACGAGGTGCGCGTCGTGTACTCCGACTGGCTCGAGGAGCAGGGGCGCGCGGAGGAGGCGCAGTACCTCCGCTTGCAGCTCTCGCTCGCGCGGCGCGACCTCGACGCCGACGGCGAGGCGTTCCTCCTCCAGTCGACGCGCCTCCGCGGCCTCGGCAAGCGGCTGCCGCTCCGGTGGCGCCGCGCCGTCGCGCGACCCGCGATCGAGAACTGCGACCTCCGCTTCGAGCTGAAGTGCCCGAAGCGCTGGTCGGAGCTCCGCCCCACCGCGCACGCGGACCGCCGCCATTGCTCCGCGTGCGACCAAGAGGTCCGCTACGCGGCGACGGTGGGCGACGCGCGCAAGCTCGCGGCGATGGGCCACTGCGTCGCCGTCGACCTGAACCAGCCGCGGAGCGAGGGCGACCTCGAAGACGACGACGACGACATGATGCTCGGCGCGATCGTCGCGCACCCGCGCGACGACTCCATGCGCTGA
- a CDS encoding TIGR02996 domain-containing protein yields the protein MVDRAVNAELESVILEDPLDPAGWLVYGDWLAEQGDPRGELVAVQARLARDPGNPELMEAQRAFFRAHGDWLLDGLHPYLTPRTHADGEVLPSLLRLSWEFGFLWTASVSPRGRTMSEVVFGLRALLRHPSSRFLHALSIATPSGDGWAPVLEELLEDRRPRPLRILYLGDSAVTAQGNPRPAFGPIGDVAALWSVFPHLEVVALRGGHVSVGALDLPRLRELTIETSALQRETLIALGARPRPHLERLELWFGERRCTATLADLGPVLEAAHFPRLRHLGLRNCSFVDRICHALVHARIAKQLHVLDLSLGALTDMGAAALVDARHALANLAVLDLSWNYIDREWRAPLSELAGFVDLSNHTYLSDGEVTPRPRVWLDT from the coding sequence ATGGTTGACCGTGCAGTAAACGCCGAGCTCGAGTCCGTCATCCTCGAGGACCCGCTCGATCCTGCGGGCTGGCTCGTCTACGGCGACTGGCTCGCGGAGCAGGGGGATCCGCGCGGCGAGCTCGTCGCGGTGCAGGCGCGGCTCGCGCGCGATCCCGGAAACCCCGAGCTGATGGAGGCGCAGCGCGCGTTCTTCCGCGCGCACGGCGATTGGCTGCTCGACGGGCTGCATCCTTACTTGACGCCGCGCACCCACGCCGACGGCGAGGTCCTTCCCTCGCTCCTCCGCCTCTCGTGGGAGTTCGGCTTCCTCTGGACCGCGAGCGTCTCGCCGCGCGGCCGCACGATGAGCGAGGTCGTCTTCGGCCTGCGCGCGCTGCTCCGACATCCGTCGTCGCGCTTCTTGCACGCGCTCTCGATCGCGACGCCGTCCGGCGACGGATGGGCGCCGGTGCTGGAGGAGCTGCTCGAAGACCGGCGCCCGCGTCCGCTGCGCATCCTCTACCTCGGCGACTCGGCCGTCACCGCGCAGGGCAACCCGCGCCCCGCCTTCGGTCCGATCGGCGACGTCGCCGCGCTCTGGTCGGTGTTCCCTCACCTCGAGGTCGTCGCGCTGCGCGGCGGACACGTGAGCGTCGGCGCGCTCGATCTCCCACGCCTCCGCGAGCTCACGATCGAGACGTCCGCGCTACAGCGCGAGACCCTCATCGCGCTCGGGGCGCGGCCGCGCCCGCACCTCGAGCGGCTCGAGCTCTGGTTCGGCGAGCGCCGCTGCACCGCTACCCTCGCCGATCTCGGGCCCGTCCTCGAGGCCGCCCACTTCCCGCGCCTGCGGCACCTCGGCTTGCGGAACTGCTCCTTCGTCGATCGCATCTGCCACGCGCTCGTCCACGCGCGGATCGCGAAGCAGCTCCACGTCCTCGATCTCTCGCTCGGCGCCCTCACCGACATGGGCGCCGCCGCCCTCGTCGACGCGCGCCACGCGCTCGCGAACCTTGCCGTGCTCGACCTCAGCTGGAACTACATCGATCGCGAGTGGCGCGCTCCGCTGTCGGAGCTCGCCGGCTTCGTCGATCTCTCGAACCACACGTACCTGTCAGATGGAGAGGTGACGCCCCGTCCTAGGGTGTGGCTCGACACATGA
- a CDS encoding ferritin-like domain-containing protein, with product MEDFAVITAGDDVRLATFDDVRRAVSPIETVDEAAALLVLQNGALECGEANARADADGWTFKYNFLSCDGGETELFTKIARDGTKSMAGSRVLDDGDGSCADGRRPAGLVPTGARWLRSVGGCLAEIAYMEAASVRAFADLAARLRDLGAPRALIDWAEEARQEEVRHAAVASELATRYGAVVREPAIDPVAARSDEVAFAIENAVEGCVRESFGAVVAAFQAANASDPRIRTAFATIARDEARHAELAFAIDGWLAARLDAAARRAVAAAMDDAWDALAAELGEPAEEVRRVAGYPTLVEQRALLAALRDVAAAA from the coding sequence GTGGAGGACTTCGCCGTCATCACGGCGGGGGACGACGTGCGGTTGGCGACGTTCGACGACGTGCGGCGCGCGGTATCGCCGATCGAGACGGTCGACGAAGCGGCGGCCCTTCTCGTGCTCCAGAACGGAGCGCTCGAGTGCGGCGAGGCGAATGCGCGCGCCGACGCCGACGGGTGGACGTTCAAGTACAATTTCCTCTCCTGCGACGGCGGCGAGACCGAGCTCTTCACGAAGATCGCGCGCGACGGCACCAAGTCCATGGCCGGGTCCCGCGTCCTCGACGACGGCGACGGGAGCTGCGCCGACGGCCGGCGGCCCGCCGGGCTCGTGCCGACCGGCGCGCGGTGGCTTCGGTCCGTCGGCGGATGCCTCGCCGAGATCGCGTACATGGAAGCGGCCTCCGTGCGCGCGTTCGCCGACCTCGCCGCGCGCCTGCGCGATCTGGGAGCGCCGCGCGCGCTGATCGACTGGGCGGAGGAGGCGCGGCAAGAGGAGGTCCGGCACGCGGCCGTCGCGTCCGAGCTCGCCACGCGCTACGGCGCCGTCGTGCGCGAGCCCGCGATCGATCCCGTCGCCGCGCGATCGGACGAGGTCGCCTTCGCGATCGAGAACGCGGTCGAGGGCTGCGTCCGCGAGTCGTTCGGCGCCGTCGTCGCCGCGTTCCAGGCCGCGAACGCTTCGGACCCGCGCATCCGTACGGCGTTCGCGACCATCGCACGAGACGAGGCGCGCCACGCCGAGCTCGCGTTCGCGATCGACGGCTGGCTCGCTGCGCGCCTCGACGCTGCGGCCCGCCGCGCCGTCGCGGCGGCGATGGACGACGCGTGGGACGCGCTCGCCGCCGAGCTCGGCGAGCCGGCGGAGGAGGTCCGCCGCGTCGCGGGGTATCCGACGCTCGTCGAGCAGCGCGCGCTCCTCGCGGCGCTCCGCGACGTCGCCGCCGCCGCGTGA
- a CDS encoding ferritin-like domain-containing protein: MDVARFRRLISHLLASPVVLAACGGSVTEMPERAVCIDPSSADRYAALSLGPNVDGIAFATRPYDAPSTTARTRLPSLGAPCSKATDRTACEARASALLVTEEAEEAEGWPVNGAVCGDRASRGAALACSASANDVAVITSGDDVRRASLDDVRRAVSPVETLDEAIALLILQGGNVDCNDANARSESDGWTFKHTVHYCSGRVTESFTKVSREGMLSDAGQNVVEEADNGCIEGRRPAGLRPTGSPWLSAVGPCLAEIAYMEAAAVHAFADLAARLRELGAPRALIERAEEARRDEVRHAALARELAARHGGEVKTPVVAHAAAPGDALAFAIENAVEGCVREAFGAVVSAFQAANAADPRIRTAFASIARDEARHAELAFAIDGWLAARLDAAARRAVAVAMDDAWDALAAELAELAEPAEEVRRVAGYPTLVEQCALLAALRDVAAAA, encoded by the coding sequence GTGGACGTCGCGCGCTTTCGCCGGTTGATCTCCCACCTGCTCGCCAGCCCCGTCGTCCTCGCGGCGTGCGGCGGGAGCGTGACCGAGATGCCGGAGCGTGCAGTCTGCATCGATCCGAGCTCGGCGGACCGCTACGCCGCGCTGAGCCTCGGGCCGAACGTCGACGGCATCGCGTTCGCGACACGGCCGTACGACGCGCCCTCGACGACCGCGCGCACGCGACTGCCGTCGCTCGGCGCGCCTTGCAGCAAGGCCACCGATCGGACCGCGTGCGAGGCCCGCGCGAGCGCGCTGCTCGTCACGGAGGAAGCGGAGGAGGCGGAGGGATGGCCGGTCAACGGGGCGGTCTGTGGGGACCGGGCCTCACGCGGAGCGGCGTTGGCTTGCAGTGCGTCGGCCAACGACGTCGCGGTCATCACCTCCGGCGACGACGTGCGGCGCGCGTCGCTCGACGACGTGCGCCGCGCGGTGTCCCCCGTGGAGACGCTCGACGAGGCGATCGCGCTCCTCATCCTCCAGGGCGGCAATGTCGACTGCAACGACGCCAACGCGCGCTCCGAGAGCGACGGCTGGACGTTCAAGCACACCGTCCACTATTGCAGCGGCCGCGTCACGGAGTCCTTCACGAAGGTCTCGCGCGAAGGCATGCTCAGCGACGCCGGACAGAACGTCGTCGAGGAGGCCGACAACGGCTGCATCGAGGGCCGCCGCCCCGCCGGCCTGCGACCGACCGGATCGCCCTGGCTCTCCGCGGTGGGCCCGTGCCTCGCCGAGATCGCGTACATGGAAGCGGCCGCGGTCCACGCGTTCGCGGATCTCGCCGCGCGGCTCCGCGAGCTCGGCGCGCCGCGGGCGCTGATCGAGCGGGCGGAAGAGGCGCGGCGTGACGAGGTCCGCCACGCCGCGCTCGCGCGCGAGCTCGCCGCGCGTCATGGCGGCGAGGTCAAGACGCCGGTCGTCGCGCACGCCGCTGCACCCGGCGACGCGCTCGCGTTCGCGATCGAGAACGCGGTCGAGGGCTGCGTGCGCGAGGCGTTCGGCGCGGTGGTGTCCGCGTTTCAGGCCGCGAACGCGGCGGACCCGCGCATCCGTACCGCGTTCGCTTCCATCGCACGGGACGAAGCGCGCCACGCCGAGCTCGCGTTCGCGATCGACGGCTGGCTCGCCGCGCGCCTCGACGCCGCCGCCCGCCGCGCCGTCGCGGTCGCGATGGATGACGCGTGGGACGCGCTCGCCGCCGAGCTCGCCGAGCTCGCCGAGCCGGCGGAGGAGGTCCGTCGCGTCGCGGGCTACCCGACGCTCGTCGAGCAGTGCGCGCTCCTCGCGGCGCTCCGCGACGTCGCCGCCGCGGCGTGA
- a CDS encoding AAA family ATPase: MTTSDPLDRVLETPLATLDKEIAAVRDRLQRFRLALGRWFVGKQKLVDLMTVSAVAQEPLLLVGPPGTAKSDLVIKFKDALGLGENDYFEYMLTRFTEPSEVLGPIDINLLREGRYVRRERGKLPTARLIFLDEIFKSNSAILNSLLTIINEKKFYQDGVPQPVRLKVLFAATNEIPEHAELGALKDRFCLKAACRSVQDDHFVELVDMGLRMQVFRDTNQRPWAEGHASLEDFMKAHRWLTLMMAREDERQTFFSDELMRELRRVLKTLVREDNVFVSDRKIIKLYRLLRTRAWLLHGGTVERDDLSLLSYLGETKEEVDLLETKVPQLLGLATAE, from the coding sequence ATGACGACCTCGGACCCGCTCGACCGCGTCCTCGAGACGCCGCTCGCCACGCTCGACAAGGAGATCGCCGCGGTGCGCGATCGCCTCCAGCGCTTCCGCCTCGCGCTCGGGCGCTGGTTCGTCGGCAAGCAGAAGCTCGTCGATCTGATGACGGTCTCGGCGGTGGCGCAGGAGCCGCTCCTCCTCGTCGGGCCGCCCGGCACCGCGAAGAGCGACCTCGTCATCAAGTTCAAGGACGCGCTCGGCCTCGGCGAGAACGACTATTTCGAGTACATGCTGACGCGCTTCACCGAGCCGAGCGAGGTGCTCGGGCCGATCGACATCAACCTGCTGCGCGAGGGCCGCTACGTGCGGCGCGAGCGCGGCAAGCTCCCGACCGCGCGCCTCATCTTCCTCGACGAGATCTTCAAGAGCAACTCCGCGATCCTCAACTCGCTCCTCACGATCATCAACGAGAAGAAGTTCTACCAGGACGGGGTCCCGCAGCCGGTGCGCCTGAAGGTGCTCTTCGCGGCGACGAACGAGATCCCGGAGCACGCCGAGCTGGGCGCGTTGAAGGACCGCTTCTGCCTCAAGGCGGCGTGCCGCTCGGTGCAGGACGATCACTTCGTCGAGCTCGTCGACATGGGCCTCCGGATGCAAGTGTTCCGCGACACGAACCAGCGGCCCTGGGCGGAGGGCCACGCGTCGCTCGAGGACTTCATGAAGGCGCACCGCTGGCTGACGCTGATGATGGCGCGCGAGGACGAGCGGCAGACGTTCTTCTCCGACGAGCTGATGCGCGAGCTCCGGCGCGTGTTGAAGACGCTCGTGCGCGAGGACAACGTGTTCGTCAGCGACCGCAAGATCATCAAGCTGTACCGCCTCCTCCGTACGCGCGCGTGGCTCCTCCACGGCGGCACGGTCGAGCGCGACGACCTCTCCCTCCTCTCGTACCTCGGCGAGACGAAGGAGGAGGTCGACCTGCTCGAGACCAAGGTCCCGCAGCTCCTGGGTCTCGCGACGGCGGAATGA
- a CDS encoding DUF72 domain-containing protein — MAASQSTLTVGCAGFPVPATRYFKEFMFVEIQETHHALPGMGTIRRWRREAPDGFTFAMLAPREIGQEGFREGKVVESALGTLLDVGKELDSQIAIFSSPPELVQNRANKSAVKEFLQNVRKKFERVVWEAPTTWDADDAASLAIDVKVVPARDPLAHGKLDAPVAYYRLPGPAGHKSRYEDPAIEKLAAIAKDAKHKDATYVFTNVDMFADAKRFKKALKLA; from the coding sequence ATGGCCGCTTCCCAATCGACATTGACGGTGGGCTGCGCCGGCTTCCCCGTCCCGGCGACGCGGTATTTCAAGGAGTTCATGTTCGTCGAGATCCAGGAGACGCACCACGCGCTCCCGGGCATGGGCACCATCCGGCGCTGGCGCCGCGAGGCCCCCGACGGCTTCACCTTCGCGATGCTCGCGCCGCGCGAGATCGGGCAGGAAGGTTTCCGCGAGGGCAAGGTGGTCGAGAGCGCGCTCGGCACGTTGCTCGACGTGGGCAAGGAGCTCGACTCGCAGATCGCGATCTTCTCTTCGCCGCCGGAGCTCGTGCAGAACCGCGCGAACAAGTCGGCGGTGAAGGAGTTCCTCCAGAACGTGCGGAAGAAGTTCGAGCGCGTGGTCTGGGAGGCGCCGACGACCTGGGACGCGGACGACGCCGCGTCGCTCGCGATCGACGTGAAGGTCGTGCCCGCGCGCGATCCGCTCGCGCACGGCAAGCTCGACGCGCCGGTGGCGTACTACCGGCTGCCCGGCCCCGCCGGCCACAAGAGCCGCTACGAGGACCCCGCGATCGAGAAGCTCGCCGCGATCGCGAAGGACGCGAAGCACAAGGACGCGACCTACGTGTTCACGAACGTCGACATGTTCGCCGACGCGAAGCGCTTCAAGAAGGCGCTGAAGCTCGCCTGA